In Lolium perenne isolate Kyuss_39 chromosome 5, Kyuss_2.0, whole genome shotgun sequence, the sequence TAGTCTATACACATTTTCCATGTCTTGTTCTTCTTCAGCataggactgggtttgccagccatttggGATGCTTgatttccatgatgaagccggcggcgagtagccggttcacctcttcggcgattgcgcgtcgtCGCTCTTCACCTACGAGGCGCATCGTTTGTCTGACGGGGCGCGCGGCGGGATCAATGTGgagtttgtgctcagcaagttctctcgggacacctggcatgtcagaaggtttccatgcaaagatatctcgattatcacggaggaacttgatgagcgcgcttttctATTGgacggacaggcccgtcccaatggtaacctGCCTACTCGAGTTGTTTTCTACGAGATCTACTTGGCGAGTGTCCGTCGTCGGCTCGAAGGTCTccgcggacgagtcgagctcagCCGCTTCTCGAGAATGGCAGGGTCGTTGTGGTTGACCGGATGcttggcgagctcggcggtgTTGTAGCGCTCCGTGGCGATGATGGCGTTGGCGATCTTGGCGCCCTCGTCTTCACATTCCAGGGCAGGGTCCGGGTCGCCGCGGACAGTGATGACGCCGCGTGCCCAgacatcttcatcatgttgtaggcATAATGAGGCGTGGCCATGAACTGGGCGAACGTCTGGCGGCCGAGGACGCAGTGGTATGGACtgcggaagttcaccacctcAAAGGATATCCGCTCGGTGCAGTAGTTCGCCGGCGTGCCGAAGGTTATCGGTAGAGTGACCTTGCTGATTGGTAAGGCCTTCCGTCCagggacgatgccgtggaaggTGACGCTTGTCATCTCGAGACGCGAGTTGGGCAGCCCGAGCCGCCGAAAGGTGtcgtagtacatgatgttgatggagctACCTCCATCCATCAGGGTCTTCGGGAGCCAGTATTCGGCGACCTTGGTCGATGCATGGAGTGTGGTCTTCGTGGCTCCACGTGATGCTCTGCTCGGACCATTTGAGCCAGCGGGGGACGTCCGCAACGACTGCGTTGACAGCCACCGCGCGTGCGAGCACCTTCTTGTCGCGGCAgtcgccgaccccggtgaaggtgtggagcgagccgaCGCTGCGACCGAACCCGTCTTCCTTGGGCTGGTCCTGGTTCTTGTTGTGGTCTTTGTTCTAGTTGCCGCCGTTGTTTTCCTTGGCGCGGTGGGCTTTCTCTATCTGCTTGAGGGAGAAGCAGTTTGCAGTCGTGTGCGTGGAGGGCTTCCCGTCCCTGCTATGATAGATGCATGGGGCATCCAGCAGGCTGTGCGGGTCGAATCGCTTACTCTGGGGGCGGTCTTCCCTTGGTGCGTGGTTGTCGCGGCGGGAGGACTTCGGGTCGCGCTGCCCGTAGTCGGCATTGGCGATGAACTCGGTGTTGCCGCCGTCGGCGTGGCGCTTGCTGCTGCTTGGGCGAGTGCCGAAGCGGTAGTCGTCGCGGCGAGTGTCGGACCGGTGTGGGCGGCGATTGCGCTGCTGGCCGTACTCGTCGTCTGAGTCGACTGTGTGGTCCTCGTCAGCGTATCGCTGGGCGATGTTGAACAGCTCGGCCATGGAGATGCTGTCACTGCTGTGGCGCCTGAGCTTGGCACCGAGCGGCTCGTACCGACAGCACCGCCGGAAGCAGTAGATCGCCGTGTCGATGCTGATGCCACTCGACATCGTCCATATGTCCTGCCACCACTATACCCACGGGCGAGTCGATTCGCGGGGTCCTTGAATGGAGCGGTCTAGATCCTCGATGGTGGTGGCGCAGGTgtatgcgctggcgaagtgctCGGTGAAGGCGGCGCGGGCTTCCTCCCACGAGTTGATGTTGTTTGGGGGGAGGGTGTTGAACCACTGGCGATTCAGCCCATCCATCATCAGGGGAAGGTAGCGGCCGGCGAGTAGCTCTGTGTAACCTTGGATGCCCATCGCCATGGtgtacgagtcgatccagaccGTGGGGTCGATGTGCGTGTCGTATTTCTCGATGTCGCGTGGGCCCTTGAACCCTTGAGGGTAGGGCTTGCCTCTGATCATGGGGCCGAAGCATGTTGGGCCGACCTGGTTGAACGTGCTTTGGCGAGGGGTCTCATCCACGTAGTGTTCGTTCAGGCGGTTGCGCGCGCGCCACgcttggtcgttgacgatgtgtGTGCGCCCGTTGATTGGCTGCTCATTGGCGGCGACCATCGCTCGCGAGGGGCGTGGCTCGACTCGGTTGATGGTCGAGTGAGCAGCGCGCGGCGCCGAGGGCGGGCATTTGTTGACGTTGGCGACTGCGTGATTTGCTGCCGCCGAGGATGCGGCGCGACTGGATGACGAGCGTGAGTAGATTCGCCCCTGGGAGTCTGCAGCAGCGTGCTGCTACTCCAGGACCTTGGCGACTAaggccttggcgtgctggacgaAGATCGCGCCTTCTCCCGTGTCGGGGAGGTTTGCGAGGGCGGCCTGAGCGGCCGCGACGTTGTCGGCCAGCGACAAGTGGAGGGGCAGGCCATTGACGTCGACCTCCACGCGAGGAACCGGCCTCCCttcgggtggtggtgggggcagtGGTGGTGGCGCGCCGTGCGCCACTCGGCCGGCGGCGTCCCGGCTCGACTCGGGGACGCCGTGGTTCTGGATTTGGGTGACTCAGACATCTCCGTCCGGATCGTCGAAGTTCAGGCGGGCGCTGCGGAAGCCTTGCTCGCGAGCGCGCTCCATGCGCAGGCGATTGCGCTGCTGGCGGTACTGGGGTACGGCTCTCACCGAATCCTGCTCGAGACGGAATTTTTCCCGCTCGGCGAGCTCCTTCTTCCTCTGCTCCTCCAGGGCTGCCCAATGTGCCTCGATCTCGGTTGCGCTCGCGGTCGCTGGGAGGGTCGTGGAGAAGGGATCAGGTGGAGGGGGAGCTTCATCACCAGCCGACATGAGAACAGCAGTGGGAAACTAGTACTGCGGGATGTCGACGGAGTCGGACTCCGAGTCGCTCTCGAAGAGGGGGAGGATGGAGTTGTCCTCGTAGTCACTCAGGTTGGAGACTAGGGTGATGGAGTCCCCGAGTGATGCCGCGGTGATGGATCTGGCGACCGACGCCGCGGCCGCCGAATCGGCGTCGTCCTCCAGGGCCGACTCGCCCTCGGCGTGCGTCTCGTCGGAGAGGGGGAGAGGGGTCGCGCAGCTGGCCGGGGCGTCCCTCGGCGGGATCGCTGATGCCAAAGAGCCCGACGAAGAGGTTGATTATGCCGACCGGCACCATCCAAGCGTGGGAGAGGGGCGATGGAGCCGGGTGGTAGGTGCTCGGCTAGATGTGGAAGAAGTTGCCcatggcgatcatcctgccggaggCGACCGGCCGGCGAAtaggcgagtagggcctcgccgctGCTCGGAGGcctgatgtcccatgccccacggtagGCGCCACTAtcgtggatgtgaccacggcagGTGCTACAGGGtgcagcacttcgttgatgcgggaGCAAAGAGACATAGCCATCTGCGGAGCGAGGTGCACATGACtaaaggttttacccaggtttagCCCCTccagagagtaaaaggcctagatctattactcagtggagaattgcaatggggggctcagtcggcggctacgccaagagtaatgagggggagattggatctcagatggTGTGTCTTCTAGGGcctagctcgggggtttatatgggCACCctcgatctagggttacatgaggATAGGTCcaaatcatatcagttgctactaatccgggattcgtTGCTCTTCATCCAAGTAATCTTCATCTCCAATCGCCCGGGCCTCCTATCCAGTTGGCCCATCTGAGGGTCTCAGCCCAGTCGCACCAGGCCCCGGTGCCCAGTCGCCCAGGACGACTGGAACTCTCCTTGAGCCCCCTTCTCCATGGCGAGTGAGACTGGTGACACATCCCCTAGGACATATCCCCATCAGGTTGGACATGGGGGACAGACTACTGTAGCGTAGCCACATGTCAAGCGCGTCATCCCGTGCGCTGGCGCGGAGCGCAGCGCGCGCCCCCTAGTCGTCTTCGTATaaaacaattttttttaaaaaaaactatgCAGATATTCATAACACATTTTAACATATCCATAAAAATAGTAATTGCATAACAAAATCTAAACaccatttttcaaaattttcaaatcaGGAGCTCTGACAAAACATTGCACCAGGGGAAATACATAATTAAACATAGTTTTAAAAATTGATCCTGGTCGCATACTCTCAGCATTGTTTTTGGCATTCCACACCCATGCATTGCATGTTCAATTTCGCTACTTGCAAAGGCATATGTATTCTTGAATAAACCTACTAGAATAATTGCAGTTCTCCCCCAAGTACATGATGTTAATTGTGATTCTCATGTCTTTGGGATTCTCATGTTCCGATCTTTGGATAATTAACCTGAACACATGTCAGCTCGGAGTCTTGCCAGTTGGTATCTTGAAAGTTGTTTTGATTTCTACATGATTTTCTAACAACTGTGGATCACTCTTATAACCATTGTATTGGATTGTTTCTGAAAATATTATCACTGATCTGTGAAAAGAATTTTCATTAAAATCTTCAAAGGACTGCTACACTGCTACTTTCCCGTATCCTCTACGGAATACCAAAACATTGTGTACTATACTATAAGACCATGATCTAaagaatctctctctctctctctctctctctctctctctctctctctctctctctcttctgaCTTGTGAAATAGGATAGAAGAGAACTACTAAAAGTAAGACCTCCAGGCCTTATCTACAACACAATGACCCTTTCGGCATCAGGTTGCTGCGTCCCCATGGGCATCCAAATGTTCGATACTACTCCACACTAGACCCATATGTGTTGTCACAAGAAGAGAGCGTTGGCCCTGGTCATATTGTCATGCATTGCACATTTCCATGCCTATATAAGGACGCCCAAACTGCCCAAATGCAAGCAAGCAAGCACAGCTCACTAGCTAACTCAAAGCCTTCGACACAAGCATCACTCTTAGGCACTATTAACATAAGCTTTTTCACAAAGCAGTAGCAGTACATTTTTACAGCAAGCCAATCTTTCGATGGACCGCGTAACGAAGCTGGCAGGGCAGCGAGCGGTGGTGATTTTCAGCGTTAGCTCCTGCTGCATGTGCCATACGGTGATGCGCCTCTTCCGCGAGCTCGGGGTGAACCCCACGGTGGTGGAGCTGGACGAGGACCCCAGGGGTGAGGAGATGGCGCAGGCGTTGGCGAGGCTCCTGGGCCGTAACCCCGCTGTGCCGGCGGTGTTCATCGGCGGCAGGCTCACGGGGTCCACCGACAAGATCATGTCCTTGCACCTCAGCGGCAACCTCGTCCCGCTGCTCCGCAATGCAGGTGCAATCTGGGTGTAGTGTTCTGCATTCCCAGCGCTGGCACCAGGTGATGACGGAGAA encodes:
- the LOC127304714 gene encoding glutaredoxin-C1-like → MDRVTKLAGQRAVVIFSVSSCCMCHTVMRLFRELGVNPTVVELDEDPRGEEMAQALARLLGRNPAVPAVFIGGRLTGSTDKIMSLHLSGNLVPLLRNAGAIWV